A stretch of DNA from Blastopirellula marina:
GATGTGATGGTGAACAATGCCGGGCTGATGCAGCAGTCACCAATAGAAGCGTTCAAGGTCGACGAGTGGGACGACATGATTGACGTGAACGTTAAGGGCGTACTATACGGCATCGCCGCGGCCATGCCCCATATGCAGAAACAAAAGTCGGGGCACATTATCAATGTTTCGTCGGTTGCGGGGCATAAAGTGACGCCAGCCGGGGCCGTCTATTGCGCAACGAAGCATGCGGTGCGTGCGATCTCGGAAGGACTACGTAGCGAGGTGAAAGCCTACAACATGCGCACCACCATCATTTCGCCAGGCGCCGTTGCTACGGAACTTCCGTCGCATATTACTCATGCGGAATCACATGAAGGAATTAACCAGTACTACGAACAAGTTGCTGTTCCGCCGGAATCGTTCGCAAGAGCTGTTGCTTTCGCAATTGAACAACCAGACGAGGTCGATATTAACGAGATACTCTACCGCCCCACAAAACAGGAACTCTAAGTCGTTTCCGTATCTCAATATCGCTTCACCGTCTAAGTTTGATAGGACTCGTTTATGAATATCTCTTTTGAAAACCAAGTCGCCCTCGTTACCGGCGCGGCGTCTGGGATGGGGCTTGCCACTGCTCAGGCGTTCGCAGAAGCAGGAGCCAAAGTTGTTCTCGCAGACTTTCGGGAGGATGTCGTCCAAAAGGAGGCAGATAAGCTCGTCGCAGCTGGCAAAACGGCAATTGCCATTGGCTGCGATGTAAGTAACGACACCCAGATCGAAGCCATGATTGCTCGCACCGTATCGCACTTTGGCCGATTGGATGTTGCGTTCAATAACGCCGGCGTAATGGCCAAGGCAGCTCCGATCGCCGAAAGCTCGCACGAGGAATGGGAACGTGTTATCGGCATTAATCTCCGAGGGGTATGGAACTGCATGAAGCACGAGCTCAGGCAAATGGAAGAGCAAGGAAGCGGTGCAATTGTCAACAATGCGTCGGTTGGAGCACTCACCGGAAACCCAGGCATCGCCTCGTACATCGCATCAAAGCATGGTGTGGTCGGACTCACGCGAACCGCGGCTTTGGAGTACGTGAAGAAGGGAATTCGCGTTAACGCTGTGAATCCCGGCCTGATCGATACGCAGGTCGCTCGGGATGTCGTCAGTGGAGATGAACAGGCATACGACGAGTTTGCCAAGCGTGTGCCGATCGGACGAGCAGGACGTCCCGACGAGATCGCATCGGCGGTCCTGTGGTTATGCAGCTCCGGAGCAAGCTATGTCGTTGGCCAAGCCCTAACCATTGATGGTGGTTTGACTGTCGGTTAGCTAAACATGCAGGTAACGAAGGGAGTTGAGAAAGTAACCGGCTCGAGCGGAATTCATGCGGGCATCACGCGATCAGATCAGCGTTGTCAGATCTGACGTCTGTGCCTCATTATCGTTCGCTGCTCACTGAGGAGAAGCCTCCCTCGGAGCGCGAAACTTTTTATTACCGCTGGTGTTAACTGATACAGATTCTCTCCTCCGAAGAAAGGACCTCTTGTGCGCGGTTTTGCTTTCACCACATTGCTTGTTTCTGTTGTCTGCATTTCATCAATAGCGGAAGGGGACGATTGGCCCAGATTCGGCGGGCCTAATCGCAATGCAAAATCGCAAGAAACTGGACTGCTTCAACAGTGGCCAGAGAGCGGCCCACCTCTCGTCTGGAAAGTATCGGATATTGGCCAAGCGATGGGAGGGATCGCCGTTAGTGAAGGTCGTATTTACACGACCGGCGATATCAACGGCACGGCTTGGCTGCTCGCCCTCGATGAACAGAACGGAAAGCGGCTCTGGAAAGCGAAGATCGGCCGTAGCGGAAATCCCGGATTTATCTTCCAACCGGATGGTCCCCGTTCGACGCCGACGATTGAAGATGGACGTATCTATGTTCTTGGTCAGTACGGTGATTTTGTCTGCGTCACGACCGATGGAGAAGAGCTTTGGCGAACGCACTACGTCGACGATCTAAATGGCATTATGCCGAAGTGGGGTTACAGCGAATCACCGCTGATTGACGGCGATCAAATCCTGTGCGAGCCTAGCGGTCCAGAAGCAACGTTGGTAGCACTCGATAAGAAGACTGGTCAACAGAAATGGGCATGCCATGTGCCGGCCGGCAAATTCAATCCACGCTACGGAAACGAATCGGCCGCTGGGTACTCGTCGGCAATCGTTATCGACTTCGAAGGGATTCGCCAGTATGTCCAATTCACATCAACCACGCTGGCCGGGATTTCAGCAGCAGACGGAAAATTGTTGTGGCGCTATGATCATCCGGCTAATACACATCGGATCCCCTGCTCTACACCAATTTATCAAGATGGACTCGTGTTCGCATCGACGGCCTATGACGCAGGCGGTGGCGCGGTCAAACTACGCAAGACCAAGGACGGAGGCGTTGAAGCGGACGAAGTATACTTCAGTCCAGAAATGAAGAACCAACACGGTGGAATGATCGTTGTTGATGGTTGCCTTTACGGCGCTGCTGGTGGCAACCGAGGTGGCTTTCTGGTATGCCTCGATTTCCAAACTGGCGATGTCTTGTGGCGTGAAAGAGACGCGCCGAAGGGGTCGTTGATGATGGCGGATGGTCGTCTCTATCTTCGTGCCGAGAGCGGCACGATGATCTTGATCGAACCCAATCGACAGGAATACGTCGAACGTGGCCGATTCGAGCAGCCTGATCGCACACGTGAGCCCGCTTGGACACATCCAGTTGTCGCAAACGGAAAGCTTTATATCCGCGACCAAAACCAACTATTCTGTTATAAGGTCGCACGCGACCAAGAGTAGCGACGACGCCATGTTACCATGTGTTTACTATTGGCAACGCACGAGTGATGAGGCAATCTTGACGTTACTCGGCGATAATCGTCACGGACATGTCTTTGATGTTTTCACCCGTTGGAACGACGAACTCTACTGATTCCCTCCCTTCGTCAAACCCCCGTTCGTATCGTTTTTCCTGCCCTGCTTCTTCCCAGGCGTAGATTATCTTGACTGGCTCCGGAGTTGAGGATTGGTGAATTCCGTACGCCTCAAAGTCACAGAGCCCCGTGGTATAGCCACCCAGATAAAGATGAATTCGCACGAGGACAGACTTAACATTCGCCGTCGAGACATCCGCGGATCCCGCTAACCATCCCATCGAGTAGTTGTTGTCGTTCGGGATGTCAGCCTTTGCCATTGGTTGCCACGACATTCCACTATCGGTCGACACTTCCAGGCGAAAGTCGGAATCTTCGGGCATCGGCACGCGTAACGCAACCATCGCCGCCGCATTCACTTGCAAGAGTGGTTGAGGCGAATCGATTCGATAAACAATTTGTCCTGGCTTGTTGTTCGTTGTCCAGTATGCCTTTTCACCAACGTGGCGCTGACCTTGATAGCTCACATTCGGCGAACGCATTTCTTTAACTTCGCTCGGCAATAGCGATTCATCTCCAGGGATGAAAACGGGCTCTACCCGTGTTACGCCTCGCGAGCGACAACGATAGGTCACGTTGCAACCCTCAGGCGTTAAACGAGGATACATCGCTTGATTCATCTGACAAACCGTTTTGAAATAAACGGAGATAAGCTCGTTATCTCCATCCATGACAAATCTAATTTGCCAGTGATAGCGTCCCTTGACCATTTCGGTAATGTCGAAGCGAAACTCCCCCTCTACCGAATCGCCCTGTTGCCATGTTACGCCACCGTCAATGGAAACGCTGACATTCACCTTGCCTTGAACTTCGCCGGTGATCACGCAACCATCGGTGGCTTTACCTGTCATCGAGTCCTTGTCATCGACTGGGTCTCCAGCGATCACGTAGGGAGAATCATGGAAGAAGGTCACAAACGCTGGCTCTCCGTCCGAACTCTTGATTTCTGATGCGTCCGAGACCATAAGATTAGCAGACTTGGAAACAACTCCTTCCAAGTAGTTGGAGCTTGATAGGTCTGGCTCGTACAAGAATTCAGCGTTGCAGTAACTTGCATTTCCCATTGCCTGTTCAGGATCAAGCTTCTCAGCATGTTCCACTTTTGCAGAGTTGACAAATGTCCAATTGCGAGACGGCCCCCCCGTTTTTTTGGGAGAAGCGTACCAGAACCGTCTCTTTTCGAGGCCTCCATATGCGTCACGATCGAACCGGCGGGTAAATCGCTCACCACTTCTCAGTCGTACAATTCCTGGATTGGCAGCGTAACCAGTGGAATACATGCGATAGAAGTTCTCCTCTCCCTCAGATGCCACTTGCTCCCAACCCTGCTTCATTGCTTGAAAATCAGCTGGCCACGCGAACGGATAACATGGAAGCGGTGGGTTGGTATGCTTCACCAAGTCTGGGTTCGCGGCGATATCGCGATAACCAGCAACCGTTCTATCTTCGCAGAACACGAGTCCTGCCATGTCGGTATCGAAAGCATGCCACGATCGATCGTAAAACACTTCACTATTGGTATGTCCAGGAAATGCGCGACGTCGCGTCTGGAAGCCCAACGCTTGCCAATAGGGTTCGTTCCAAGCGTGGACAGTCCCGCATAGACCGTACCCATAACTGAAGCGCGCAACATTGGCATCAAATGGCGTTAGTGCATCCTTCGGATTACCAGGGTCCGGAACAACGTTGCCCACTCGCCATTCTTGGGGCGAAGTTTCATGGTACTGATGCTGAAGCATCCACAGATACAAAGCAATCGCCTTCCCTTGCGTAGTCTTCGATTCAGCCGTTGCGAACGCGACACAATCCTCGACCGTCTGAAATGCACCTTCGCCTGGGTAAACGGAGTGATCGGTGCGGAGCGTCGGATCGCCAATCTCGGCCAGGACGTGCGGAACGGCTCCGAACATCCCTAGCAGTACCATGCACGATGCGAACGTCGTTTTACTTCGACTCATTTGCATAACGTTATTCGTTTTAGATAGGGGAAGTGCGACAAGGACTTACCGTTTGATTCATTTGTCTAGTGCGGCGAGGCAATCGACTTAATCTTCCGCTGACATACGACTGGAAGGATTCCCCCTTCCCTCGGGACGTCGCCGATCGTTGGAGATACTCAGCTTATCGAGCTTGGCACCATCTTCTCGGTAAGCAATCTTCAAAACATGGTCGCCAGGCTCGAACTGGTGAGTTGCCAGCAACATCCACTCCCAACCGCTGGTACGTAATCCGTTTACCATGATGTACGGTTCGTCGTTAACTTTCATCCAGAACGAATCGTCATCAGCAGTGGGACAATTGATTCGTCCGTACACAAAGTAGTTTCCGGCTTCTTTAACTGAAAAACCTAAAGATACTCCGTTCTCATTGCCAACGGGGGCCATTTGAATACTTTGCATTCCCTCTTCAACCGTGACAAAACGGCCACCTGATGCTTCGGTGTCGTCACCAACTCGCCAGTTGGAACCTACGTTTGCACCTTCCGCCTCGAACGTCATCGTGACGACGCCCGATGTATCCCGTGTCGGAAGCACTGCTTTTCCTTTGCCCCACCATGCGATCCAGCGGGAATGATCGACCGCGTCGAAGGAACTTCTCGTGACCGTTGTGTTTGCATCACTCTTTCTAAGTAAAAACTTATCAACAAATGCTTCTACCTCCGGACGTTGACTATCTGGGAGTTGACAATGTCCGTGGCCTCCCACGATCGAAAAGCCGAAGCGATCTTCAATTCCGAATTCCTTCCATACTTCGTGTGCGGCTCGGCTGGAAACATAACCTGACTCTTCCGCCAACCAAGCATAGTCTGTATTCCCGAGTACGAGTAACGCACGCGGAGCGACCATCGCCATCAATTCGTGATGGTCCATCGGTAATTTGGCGACATTCTGGCCGGAAAACTGAAACATGCTTCCCATAAACCAAGCACGGCTGGTTGCCCCCAACGTCTCCACCTTGCCAAGTGTTTCGGAAACGCGCCAAGCCGCTGCGCCACCCCCACCGGGCTCTTGAGCAATCGTCAAGGCAATTCGCTCGTCGAATGCTCCAGCAAAGAGAGCCATTTTGCCGGCAAACGAGCAGCCAGTAATCGCCAAATGTTCCAGATCAATGGGAAGATCATCACTTACGAGTTCTAGGCCGTCGATCAGACGACTGACGCCCCATGACCAAGCACAGTAAGCCCCAATATGCGTGGAATCCGGATAGAGCCGATTAATTGGCTCTTGGCCACGTTTTTGGGTATGCGCCATCACTTGACTGAAGTTGAAGGGAATCATCGCAATGTTACGACTCGAAAAGATTTCACTCGGTAAACTTCCCGAACCGCGTCCAATGCCAATTACTGCGGGGAAAGGTCCATCCCCTGCCGGCAGATTAATCTTCGAAGAGAGTGTTAACGTTTCACCTTCAATTGTGACTTTGACGGTCAATACTCCATTCGCGTAATTCGCGGTTATCTCCTCAGGTCGACCTGGCTTCTTTCCGATCTCGTAGTGCTCGATCTCAGACCTAATCTCAGACCGGCGTCTAGCCCACTCTTCGAACCGAAGAACACGACCACTACCGTCTGACCACATCAAAGGATCGGGAAGAGGTTTTATTCGAGGAAGGTCTGCGAGATTGGGCAGGACGGGCGGTGGAAAGTTAACTCCAGTGTTTTCAACAGAATAGACCAAAGGCGGTGTGGTACTCCTTTTCTCGTCGGCATCTTGCGCTCGACATAGGGAACTGTGGAGAATCAAGAATAATTGCACGAATACTACGACTAAAAGCGGTAATCGATTCATGCTAAGACTCGCTACTCAGATAAGAGAGGTGGGGCGTTTCGCTTGCAGAGGCAGGTTGCTCGACCAAACAGAAAAATGACCTACCAAACCGCATCGCAGAGTGAGACAACTCCGATTCTAGCAACCTCTGAACCGGTAGTCGCTATTTAAGTTACCCAAAACTTTGGCGCGATACGCGTTAGTAGAAATCAGCAGATAGCTAAAGGCACACCATTACGTTGATGGACATAGCTACCGCCCGAGATTCGGTAGACCAGACCTTCCCATCATCGCAAATCAAGTTAAATCCTGGCGCCCCTTCTTGCCTAGATTCCTGATCGAAATCTACTTCTCAAACTTCGGCTTTTCTGCCGGCAAGACGAATAGAATCGCAACGACGAGCGCAATGCAGAGCATCACGCCGCCGCCAGTCGTTGCCGCGTCGATACGATGAGCGAGAAGTTGCACACCTTGAATTGATGGCAAATCAGCCGAAGCGAAAACCAACACCAAGGCAGACAGACCAAGCGTGCCACCGAGTTGATGGGCTACGTTAACGGCACCCGATGCCGCTCCTTGGTGTTCGTCAGGAACTCCCGACACTCCCGCCACCGTCAATGGCCCCAGTGCAAAACCGTTGCCAAATCCTACAAACAGCATCGGAAGGGCAATGTCCCACCAATACGATCCACCAGCATCAGCCTGGCCTAGCCAAAGCATCCCTGTCGCACTAAGTCCTAATGCTAGTGCCACGACAATGCCATTTCCAAAGAGATTGGTCATCCGTGGCACCGCCATCGCAGAGATAAACGTCGGAACCGAGACAGGCAAAAAGCCGATGCCTGCCATTAAAGGAGAAAATCCAAACACTTCCTGCATGAACTGCGTGGTGAAGAAAAAGAAACTAACCATGGCCCCGAGGAACAGCATACGTGACACGTAAGCGCCGGATCGTTCGCGACTAAGGAAAAGCCAATAGGGCAGCATCGGGTGATCTGCCCGTCCCTCGTTAATGATGAACAACGTCAGCAACACCACCGCTACGCTAATGGCTGCCAATGTTAGCGGATCACTCCAGCCCACTTCCGCGGTTCGGATAATTCCAAACACCAATGCGCCCATGCCGATTGTTGAACCGAGTGATCCCAATAGGTCAAACTTACCTGGACGACTCGCTGAGTTCGTGAGGTATTTCGACGCTGCCCAATACAGACCAATTCCAATCGGAACATTGATCAGGAAGCCAACTCGCCATGATAGCTGATCAGCGAAGATACCACCGACCACCAAACCGAAAGTCGACCCAGCTCCGGCTACCATCGAATAGTAGGCTAGGGCCTTTGTGCGTGCAGGCCCCTCGGCAAACGTCGTCGATATCAAAGAGAGAACGGTCGGGGCCAATATGGCCGCTCCAATGCCCTGCACTGCCCGGCCAAGAATCAGCCAGGAGGGTGCCTGCGCAAGACCAATCGCGAGCGAAGCTACTGTGAAGACGGACAACCCCCAAAGAAGCATTCGCTTCCTACCAAACAGGTCGCCCGCACGCGCACCCATTAACAGAAATCCACCAAAGCAGAGCAAATAGGCATTCTGGACCCATGAGAGCCCTACCGGCGAAAAACCAAGACCCTCGCGAATGTCAGGCAACCCAGTAACGACGATCGAGATATCGAGAACAATCATGAAATAGCAAGTCAGCACGATCGCCAGAACAGTCTTCGCGTTATCGCGGACTGGAAGTGATGCTGACTGCCATTGCGGATCAGGATCACCCAATTCGAGGGAGGCCTCCGTTGCCGTAATCTCTTCATCGGCTGGTTCGATGATCATCTATTTCTTTCACTTCAGCGGTCGCCGGAATGACAACTCCGGTAACCAATATGGTCAGGGATCGACACAACCCGCATCGTTCGATACAGCTATCTAAAGATCATCTTCTAAGCAGCTTCCGAATAAGGGGCATCGCTAGTTTGGATCTCGGCAGCCCCCCTCTCGATCTCCGAGAGATCCAAATCAGTCCATTCGATTGCTGTGGCATAGCCGTGACGGGTTGAACGGCATGAGCACGTCGAATGGTGGCCACTTTAACTTCTGATAATCCGAAGTGTAGAACTCTCCCCTCTTGAATCAATTCCCTGCCTGTGCGAGCCACTTCTTCGATTGGCACGTTCGAATTGACACCGTGCTGATAAGGCAGGTCCATGCGGTCAATCGGCAACCGTTTAGACAACCGTCGGTAGCTTACTAAATGTGCTAAGAATTGATGTGCAGGCCAGCTTGCTTGTTGAATTCGTCAAACGCAAAACTAAACTTTGTTGCAATCATCCTTTGATCGCGGACCGGAGCGAGCGTCTTAGTAGAAAACTCTTCGTTGTTGTAAGGTCCGTATAGATCGGCGTATCGAAGAAGGCGACCCTAAGATCAACGACCTTTCGAATCAGAGTGATGCTCTGCGCTCGTTTAATTCCTTCCCCGTAAACAATGCCTATTCCCCTCCTCCTCAGACCGATCGTTGGCACTGATAACTTGCGATTACCGCGAATTCCTGTCCTTATATTTTTTTGGTCTTTGGAGTTTTTTTCGTTTCCCGCAACTTATCTCAGCGGTCTTGTGACGTTGCTAGTCATCTCTCGAAAACGATGCAGCAACGCATTTGTTCTCACGATAGCGTCGTGTGATTTTGTAGGTTCTTTTCTGCCCAGCTCGACACTTGTTGTGCTATTACTCTCAGCGATTTCTGAAACGGAGTTACCTACAGAGAACAGATATCTAGCAACTCGAATCATCCGGGCAGACCGTAGCGAACTGGAAGAACGCATCCGAAAGACAGCGTTAACCAATATTCGATAGTGTACAAATCCAAGCATTAGCTCGGCATCTCGTTTCCTCGTGGCTTCCCCTTCACCACGAGGAAACGATTACGCCAGAACTGATCATTTCTGCGCGGATTTGAGCGATGCCAAGTAGAGCTCATCAAGCTTCTTCATATAAGCCTTTGGATCCTTAGCAATCTTCTCCGTACATGGTGGACAGCAGACGTAGAAGATTTGCCCATCGACAATCGTCCATTTTGCCTTCGCCGACAGCTTGTTCTCCATGACGGGACAAATACCTTGCGCTTTGGCAAAGTTGTTGTGAATGGTCGCCCAATGGGTTGGGTTAACCTGCTTTTTCAAACACCCTTTACAACAAACGAATACGATTTCTTCGCCGATCTTCACTTTCAGGGGAGTTCCCATCGAGCCTAGTTTCTGGCCGGAAATCGGGCAGATCTCTTGTACTGCGACATGGATCTTATCATGCTCTGAAAGCTCCTGTGCTCGAACGCTCGTGGCCGTCGCAGTGATCAACAAAGCGGCGATTAGCATTAGTGATTTCATGTGATTGCTCCTCTCGTGAAAACGTAAAACAGGTTCGCGACCAACGGCAATTATGCTGCGGTCGCATGTGAAGTTATTTCCTCGGACACTTCTTCATCCGAAGACATTTCAAGAAGCGAGTCACTCAGGCCCGCTTTCAACTTGATTTCTAAATACCAGCAGTAGATCGTCGGAACGACGAACGTGGTGAACGGTTCAATTAGCATGCCCCCGAATACGGGCAACGCCATTGCCCTGGCAACATCCGCCCCCCTGCCAGTTGAGAGAAGGACGGGAATTAACGCAGCGATCGTAGTTACCGTAGTCATCACACAAGGCCGAATTCGTTTGAGACCTGCTTGATAGACTTCTTCACGGAGATCTTCAACGCTGGTAATCGTGCGCCTTTTCAATCGATCATGGATATAACTTGCCATCACAATGCCATCATCTGCCGCCAGCCCAGCCAATGCGATGAAGCCAACCCAAACGGCAGTGTTCAATTCGATCTCCATGCACGCCAAGGCGATCATTCCTCCGGCACAGGCAATAGGAATGCCCGAGAACACGACAAGCGAGATCGGAAGATTACGAAAGTGAAGGTAATGCAGCAGCAAGTTGATTAAGAACACCGCTGGAATGATCCACATCAGGCGGTAGTTTGCCTCGATTTGGTTCTGGAACGAGCCAACAGCTTGAAGTTCAAAGTTGCCGTCTGGAAATACCAGCTTACCGGTCTCCCGTGCTTCGCGGAGAGACTGCATGACGGCGTCCACCGTTTCTAAGTCGCCAGCAGCACCAGAAGGGGTGAACATGACGTGGGCGACCAACCGCGAGTCTTCGCTATTGATCATGCCTGGTCCCCAGGTCGTTGACACATTGGCCAAACGTTCTAAGGGAACGACTTCATTGGTATGGGTAACGATCGGTGTCCTCGGTAGCTCACCGATGTTTTCTCGCACATCGCGGCTGAATCGGACTTGGATTGGGTATCGCTCACGTCCTTCAACTGTGGTCGTTACATCTAGTCCCCCCAGCCCAGATGCCACAATCTGATTGACCATCATCGTGGTCATTCCATATCGGGCCGCTTCTTCACGATCGACCTCGAACTCGTAGTATGGTTTCCCCATGACGATGTCAGGATTGACAGTTCCACTATTGACGAGTTGATGTTTCTTTAACTCATCAGCTACTGCGACCGAGGCCTCCGATAGCCCTTCCAAAGAGTCACCATAGATACGAATCGCCATCGAAGCCTTGATCCCAGACTGCAACATCACAATCCGCCCCTCAATTGGCTGCAGTGGGGAGGCTGGCGTAACCCCCGGCAGCGTCGCAGCCTGATTGATCTGATCCCAGATATCGCGTTCGGTAATTCCTTCACGCCATTGATCCCGCGGCTTGAGCATCACATAGGTTTCGATCATGGCCGCTGGGGCTGGATCGAGAGCCGAATCGACCCGACCGATCTTTCCCATTACATTAGCAACCTCAGGAATTTCCTTGATCAACACATCTTGGGATTGAAGTATTTCCATAACCTGGCCAAAACCGGCGGCAGGGTACAGACTTGGCATGTAAAACCAACTCCCCTCATCCAAGGCAATCCAGTCGTCGGACTTTAGGCCCTGGAAGGTATGCTTGGCATCAACGTAGCCAGGCACCTCATTGAGGTCAGCCCCGACGATCGAAACCAGTTTCTCGAAAGGTCGGAGGACGGTTGGTAAACCGATCCAGGCTCCTAAGCCTAGGAAGAAAATGATCAAGGGAAAGCTGAGCATCAGCCCTTTATGATGCAGCGCCATCTTCAGCCGGCCAGCATAAAGGTATCGCACGAATCGGCTTGCCGGGTTGTCTTCCATTGGACGTAGCTGTTCGCGAGTCATCCACCATCCAAGGGCCGCACCGATTGTTCCGATGCCGACCGTGATCAGCCACAGTGGTGCCCCCGTGAAGTCAGCCAGATACTTACTCCACATGAGATGTCCGAGCAGCATGCTGACTGTGGCTAGTCCCACCGTTCCGACAACCGTACGCCAACTCGACCGAGAGTTGCGGAGAAACAGCCGAGCCAGGACCGGAACGACCGTTACGGCCACAATTAGGCTTGCTGCCAGGGCAAAGGTCTTTGTCCATGCCAATGGAGCGAAAAGCTTGTAGTCTCGGCCGGTGAGAAAGAACACCGGTAGAAAGCTCACAATGGTAGTG
This window harbors:
- a CDS encoding efflux RND transporter permease subunit, which gives rise to MIHRFLRFCLKEPLLILLTAFGLAAYGWYCTSKVPLDAIPNVGENQVIVLTEWPGRSPKDIEDQVTYPLSIGLQAVPGAKSVRGKSMFGFSFVQVTFDDGVDFYWARSRVAEQLTSIGSQLPEGITPSLGPDATALGQIYYYVLEGPPNMDLAELRSKQEFFLKYALQSVDGVSEVASIGGYLKQYQVEVDPDQLRFHQLPLSRVIDAVKASNIDVGAKTVETSGMEFIVRGRGFIGSGKSEPETIAQIENTVVQTRDGVPVRIRDLGHVQVGPSFRRGAIDLNGRETVGGVVVMRYGENPRDVIERIKQKISSLESELGGIKIIGIYDRTQLIDETVATLTDALNHEILITIAVVVLFLLNVRSSLIIAITLPMAVLMSFAAMKWFHVDANIMSLAGIAIAIGTMVDMGIIVLENIYDALAEWEAKGALGGARERLRAIQNSAGEVIPAVLTAVSTTIVSFLPVFFLTGRDYKLFAPLAWTKTFALAASLIVAVTVVPVLARLFLRNSRSSWRTVVGTVGLATVSMLLGHLMWSKYLADFTGAPLWLITVGIGTIGAALGWWMTREQLRPMEDNPASRFVRYLYAGRLKMALHHKGLMLSFPLIIFFLGLGAWIGLPTVLRPFEKLVSIVGADLNEVPGYVDAKHTFQGLKSDDWIALDEGSWFYMPSLYPAAGFGQVMEILQSQDVLIKEIPEVANVMGKIGRVDSALDPAPAAMIETYVMLKPRDQWREGITERDIWDQINQAATLPGVTPASPLQPIEGRIVMLQSGIKASMAIRIYGDSLEGLSEASVAVADELKKHQLVNSGTVNPDIVMGKPYYEFEVDREEAARYGMTTMMVNQIVASGLGGLDVTTTVEGRERYPIQVRFSRDVRENIGELPRTPIVTHTNEVVPLERLANVSTTWGPGMINSEDSRLVAHVMFTPSGAAGDLETVDAVMQSLREARETGKLVFPDGNFELQAVGSFQNQIEANYRLMWIIPAVFLINLLLHYLHFRNLPISLVVFSGIPIACAGGMIALACMEIELNTAVWVGFIALAGLAADDGIVMASYIHDRLKRRTITSVEDLREEVYQAGLKRIRPCVMTTVTTIAALIPVLLSTGRGADVARAMALPVFGGMLIEPFTTFVVPTIYCWYLEIKLKAGLSDSLLEMSSDEEVSEEITSHATAA
- a CDS encoding aldo/keto reductase → MSKRLPIDRMDLPYQHGVNSNVPIEEVARTGRELIQEGRVLHFGLSEVKVATIRRAHAVQPVTAMPQQSNGLIWISRRSRGGLPRSKLAMPLIRKLLRR
- a CDS encoding PQQ-binding-like beta-propeller repeat protein, whose product is MRGFAFTTLLVSVVCISSIAEGDDWPRFGGPNRNAKSQETGLLQQWPESGPPLVWKVSDIGQAMGGIAVSEGRIYTTGDINGTAWLLALDEQNGKRLWKAKIGRSGNPGFIFQPDGPRSTPTIEDGRIYVLGQYGDFVCVTTDGEELWRTHYVDDLNGIMPKWGYSESPLIDGDQILCEPSGPEATLVALDKKTGQQKWACHVPAGKFNPRYGNESAAGYSSAIVIDFEGIRQYVQFTSTTLAGISAADGKLLWRYDHPANTHRIPCSTPIYQDGLVFASTAYDAGGGAVKLRKTKDGGVEADEVYFSPEMKNQHGGMIVVDGCLYGAAGGNRGGFLVCLDFQTGDVLWRERDAPKGSLMMADGRLYLRAESGTMILIEPNRQEYVERGRFEQPDRTREPAWTHPVVANGKLYIRDQNQLFCYKVARDQE
- a CDS encoding SDR family oxidoreductase, encoding MSKNIEGKVVVITGASSGLGEATARHLAAAGAKVVLGARREDRLRTLVNELTADGKEAIAVRTDVTDRDQVKALVDSAIEKFGRIDVMVNNAGLMQQSPIEAFKVDEWDDMIDVNVKGVLYGIAAAMPHMQKQKSGHIINVSSVAGHKVTPAGAVYCATKHAVRAISEGLRSEVKAYNMRTTIISPGAVATELPSHITHAESHEGINQYYEQVAVPPESFARAVAFAIEQPDEVDINEILYRPTKQEL
- a CDS encoding glucose 1-dehydrogenase; translation: MNISFENQVALVTGAASGMGLATAQAFAEAGAKVVLADFREDVVQKEADKLVAAGKTAIAIGCDVSNDTQIEAMIARTVSHFGRLDVAFNNAGVMAKAAPIAESSHEEWERVIGINLRGVWNCMKHELRQMEEQGSGAIVNNASVGALTGNPGIASYIASKHGVVGLTRTAALEYVKKGIRVNAVNPGLIDTQVARDVVSGDEQAYDEFAKRVPIGRAGRPDEIASAVLWLCSSGASYVVGQALTIDGGLTVG
- a CDS encoding MFS transporter, which translates into the protein MIIEPADEEITATEASLELGDPDPQWQSASLPVRDNAKTVLAIVLTCYFMIVLDISIVVTGLPDIREGLGFSPVGLSWVQNAYLLCFGGFLLMGARAGDLFGRKRMLLWGLSVFTVASLAIGLAQAPSWLILGRAVQGIGAAILAPTVLSLISTTFAEGPARTKALAYYSMVAGAGSTFGLVVGGIFADQLSWRVGFLINVPIGIGLYWAASKYLTNSASRPGKFDLLGSLGSTIGMGALVFGIIRTAEVGWSDPLTLAAISVAVVLLTLFIINEGRADHPMLPYWLFLSRERSGAYVSRMLFLGAMVSFFFFTTQFMQEVFGFSPLMAGIGFLPVSVPTFISAMAVPRMTNLFGNGIVVALALGLSATGMLWLGQADAGGSYWWDIALPMLFVGFGNGFALGPLTVAGVSGVPDEHQGAASGAVNVAHQLGGTLGLSALVLVFASADLPSIQGVQLLAHRIDAATTGGGVMLCIALVVAILFVLPAEKPKFEK